From the Deinococcus gobiensis I-0 genome, the window CCGGCCCCACGGCGGCGTTGTCCTCGGGGAGCCCGGGGCGCAGCTCGGCGGCGAGTTCGGTCACGCGGCGCAGCAGGCCGTCATAGACGCTCTGCTCGGCGATCACGCGGCTGCATGCGCTGCACTTCTGGCCCGCGTACCCGAAGGCCGACGCCACGATGCCCTGGGCGGCCGCCTCCAGGTCGGCGTCGGCGCACACCACCGTCGGGTCCTTGCCGCCCATCTCGGCCATCACGCGCTTGAGCCAGCGCTGACCGGGCTGCACCTTCGCCGCGCGCTCCATGATGCGGCAGCCGATCTCCTTGCTGCCGGTAAAGGCGACCATCCGCACGCCGGGGTGGTCCACCAGTGGGTCGCCCAGCACCTCGTCGCTGCCGGTCAGGAACTGCACGGCGCCCCGGGGCAGCCCCGCCTCGAACAGCAGTTCGATCATCAGCAGGCTGCTCAGCGGCGTCTCGGCCGCCGGTTTCCAGACCACCGTGTTGCCCGCCGCGAGGGCCCCCAAGGCCATGCCCAGCGGAATGGCGCTCGGGAAGTTCCAGGGGCTGATGACGGCCACCACGCCCAGCGGCTCGTACACGGTCGTGACGTGTTCGTCGGGCATCGGGTAGACCGCCTTCCCCTGTGCCCAGCGCATCGCCTCACGCGCGAAGACCTCGAAATGGTCCACCGACTCGGCGACCTCGCCGTCGGCCTCGGCCCAGTTCTTGGCGTTCTCCAGCGTCATGACGGCGTTGAATTCCAGTCGCCGGGCGCGCAGCAGCTCCGCCGCCCGCTTGAAGATGCTCGCCCGCTGGAAGGGGTCGGAAAAACGCCAGGTCTCGAAGGCCGCCTGCGCGCCCGCCACCGCCTGCCCGAGCTGCGCGGGGGTCGCGTTCTGGAAGTGCCACAGCGCCTCGCCGGGCACGGCCGGGTTGCACACGGCGAAGGTGCCGTTTCCCTGCGCCGGATCGCCGCCGATGAGCAGGTCGAAGGTGCGGCCCACGTACTGCTCCCGGACCTGTCTGAAGGCCGCGCGCTGCGCCTGCGCCACCTCCGCGCGGGCAAAATCGAAATACGGTTCGTGCTCGAACGGCAAGAACCCCGCCATCAGCGTGTCTGACATTGTTGCCTCCCTGGATGTGCCGCGAGGCTAACACGCCCGCCCGACCCTGCAAAGAGGCGCTGTCGGACGCCTTTTTTCGGCGTTTCAGGGCGTGAGTTCGGTCGCCGGACGGCCCCCTGCACCTGCCGTTTGTAAAGCTTCGCGCCCGGCCCACAGCGCGGCTCCGATCAGGCCGGCGTCGGCCCCCAGCTCGGCGTGGACGACCTCGGGCCGGTAGCGCTCCGGGAAGGCCGCGAGCGCGCCGCGTACCCGCG encodes:
- a CDS encoding L-glutamate gamma-semialdehyde dehydrogenase, which produces MSDTLMAGFLPFEHEPYFDFARAEVAQAQRAAFRQVREQYVGRTFDLLIGGDPAQGNGTFAVCNPAVPGEALWHFQNATPAQLGQAVAGAQAAFETWRFSDPFQRASIFKRAAELLRARRLEFNAVMTLENAKNWAEADGEVAESVDHFEVFAREAMRWAQGKAVYPMPDEHVTTVYEPLGVVAVISPWNFPSAIPLGMALGALAAGNTVVWKPAAETPLSSLLMIELLFEAGLPRGAVQFLTGSDEVLGDPLVDHPGVRMVAFTGSKEIGCRIMERAAKVQPGQRWLKRVMAEMGGKDPTVVCADADLEAAAQGIVASAFGYAGQKCSACSRVIAEQSVYDGLLRRVTELAAELRPGLPEDNAAVGPVIHAASAERIRGYIARGRDTARLVLGGGGEGAFVEPTIFADVTPDDPLFREEIFGPVLSFTPARDWEHAIELANDSEYGLTAAFYSRDPHKLAEARRRIHVGNLYLNRKCTGALSGTHAFGGYGMSGTNAKVGGPDYLFWFLQTKTVAQRY